The Pithys albifrons albifrons isolate INPA30051 chromosome 23, PitAlb_v1, whole genome shotgun sequence genome contains a region encoding:
- the TECTA gene encoding alpha-tectorin: protein MNQRSFLGTWVALLVITARHRAHTMGSLYPFWQNDTRTPKVDDGSSPEIKISVPFIYFGVPYRSIYVNNNGVISFNTLVSQFTPEVFPLTDGRAFVAPFWADVHNGIRGDIYYRESTDPALLRRASKDIHKYFKDMASFSATWVFIVTWEEVTFYGGSSTTPVNTFQAVLITDGVSSFAIFNYYEISWTTGTASGGDPLTGLGGVMAQAGFNGGNLTNFFSLPGSRTLDIVNIEETTNVNVPGRWAFRVDGREIDPAHGCSLRGQFLRQGEIFWDNANCTTKCRCLDLSNEISCQEVACGPFEACETKARFFQCVPVESSTCLVFGDPHYHTFDGFLFHFQGSCSYLLARQCWPGSPLPYFSVEAKNENRGGSSVSWLRDVFVEVYSHKIVLPKGGFGKAKVDDLVVSLPISLELGAVKVYQSGLSTALQTDFGLLVTYDGEHFASISVPGTYINATCGLCGNYNKDPEDDALRSDGRMAVSVPDLGESWQVPHPERKCSTGCVENCSVCTVATEALYFSPEYCGFINKTGGPLWECSSIVDPTAFVHSCVYDLCSVPVSKENGTGLCQAIQAYATVCQALGISVGEWRTQTGCAMAVQCPELSHYSVCASSCPATCSDLTAPLACATPCTEGCECDEGHVLSRDRCVPASQCGCDVDGRYYPIGGSFWASTDCTEQCQCEDGGEAKCFNTSCPEGEVCTIENGYRGCYPRRETVCLVGQSQVLQTFDGITFPYPLEQSYTLLKTCPERPDFIEVDISQKKASSAANGPRVVRVQAVGQEVKIGGTRLSDIKVNGYDVELPYFHPSGRLEIYRGDNGTVLESEGLLAISYSDLGLLQIRLSTTYFNCTGGLCGLFNGNASDEFNLPKAKFTDNLELFLESWTTFDEICNGECGDLLMACNNDSELLKSYRSRSSCGIINDPTNSSFLECHSVVNVSAYYRTCLFRLCQSGGNVSELCDSVARYASACKNADVDIGQWRSHSFCPLACPENSHFEECLSCVDTCESLASGPVCTDTCAEGCQCDEGFALRGTRCIPRRDCGCSFEGRQLATNQTFWMDISCHFLCYCNGSDNSVYCENVSCKDDEYCLEENGLYYCHVRTDASCIISGYGHYLTFDGYSFDFQSSCELVLCTTISRPRVERSDTFPAFTVTAKNEDRDTSLALWVKQVEVEVFNYNIVIHRAYKYTVLINDERLYLPLKLGQGKVNIFAFGFHIVVETDFGLKVVYDWKTFLSVTIPRGFQNLTYGLCGRYNGNPEDDLVASGGTLAPSIADFVQSWAKRDTFCRVGCGDRCPACGKVEGFWKPQQLCSLIPSQSGVFAKCHSKINPSFFYKNCLFDTCVDGGAMQTACSWLQNYASTCQTQGIAITGWRNFTSCSVSCPPNSHYESCVSLCQPRCAAIRLKSDCSHYCVEGCQCDPGYVLNGKSCILPHNCGCYSDGKYYEPKQLFWNGDCTRRCRCFRRNLIQCDPRHCKSDEECALRNGVRGCFSTRSSFCLAAGGGVFRTFDGAFLRFPANCAFVLSTICQKLPDFSFQLIINFDKWSSPNLTIISPVYFYINEEQILISDRNTVKVNGSHVSIPFVTGLSTKIFSQEGFLVIDSSPDIQIRYNGFNVIKITLGERLQNKVCGLCGNFNGDRTDDYATLRGQPAVSSVVLAQSWKTNGMQKSCNELQYSQYAASCDNVQIQELQSDSYCLKLTDMKGFFQPCYGLLDPLPFYESCFLDGCYNHKKVQLCGSLAAYGEACRTFGILGTEWIDKENCSGVVEDPCVGADCPNRTCELDNGGELCGCIEPPPYGNTTHDIIDAEVTCKAAQMEVSISKCKLFQLGFEREGVRVNDRHCPGIEGEDFISFQINNTKGNCGNLVQSNSTHIVYKNTVWIESANNTGNIITRDRTINVEFSCAYELDIKISLDSVVRPMLSVINLTVPTQEGSFTTKMALYKNSSYKHPYRQGEVVLTTRDVLYVGVFVVGADSNHLILMLNKCYATPSRDSNDKLRYFIIEGGCQNMKDNTIGIEENGVSLTCRFHVTVFKFIGDYDEVHLHCAVSLCDSEKYSCKINCPQHTRMASAFAEESKEQILSVGPIRRKRSDWCEDNGGCEQICTSRADGPLCSCVTGTLQGDGKSCRASSSSGEHRARVTLVVAVQLWLWLRAARRDLTS, encoded by the exons ATGAACCAACGATCATTTCTGGGAACCTGGGTGGCCCTTTTGGTGATAACAGCCCGACATCGAG ctCACACCATGGGGAGTCTGTATCCGTTCTGGCAGAATGACACAAGAACACCTAAAGTTGATGATGGAAGCTCTCCTGAGATCAAGATCTCTGTCCCATTCATCTATTTTGGAGTCCCATACAGAAGCATTTAT GTCAACAACAATGGTGTGATCTCCTTCAACACACTGGTCAGCCAGTTCACCCCCGAGGTGTTCCCACTGACCGACGGCCGGGCCTTCGTGGCGCCCTTCTGGGCCGACGTGCACAACGGCATCCGCGGGGACATCTACTACAGGGAGAGCACGGACCCTGCGCTGCTCAGGAGAGCCTCCAAGGACATCCACAAGTACTTCAAGGACATGGCCTCCTTCTCTGCCACCTGGGTCTTCATCGTCACCTGGGAGGAGGTCACTTTCTATGGGGGGAGCAGCACGACGCCG GTGAACACTTTCCAAGCTGTCCTGATCACAGATGGAGTGTCTTCTTTTGCCATATTTAACTACTATGAAATCAGCTGGACCACGGGCACAGCCAGTGGAGGGGACCCCCTGACTGGTCTTGGTGGGGTCATGGCCCAG GCTGGTTTCAATGGAGGAAATCTCACCAACTTCTTTAGCCTCCCAGGCTCCAGAACTCTGGACATAGTCAATATTGAAGAAACAACCAATGTGAATGTCCCTGGGCGCTGGGCCTTCAGAGTGGATGGCAGAGAAATAGATCCAGCCCATGGCTGCAGCCTGAGAG GGCAGTTTCTCCGCCAAGGGGAGATCTTCTGGGACAACGCCAACTGCACCACCAAGTGCCGCTGCCTGGACCTCAGCAATGAGATCTCCTGCCAGGAGGTGGCCTGTGGGCCCTTTGAGGCGTGTGAGACCAAGGCCAGGTTCTTCCAGTGCGTGCCGGTGGAGAGCAGCACCTGCCTGGTGTTCGGAGATCCACATTACCACACCTTCGACGGCTTCCTCTTTCACTTCCAGGGTTCCTGCTCCTACCTCCTcgccaggcagtgctggccagGCTCCCCCCTGCCCTACTTCAGTGTGGAGGCCAAGAATGAGAACCGAGGCGGCTCCTCCGTCTCCTGGCTCAGGGATGTTTTTGTGGAGGTCTACTCGCACAAGATCGTTCTCCCCAAGGGCGGCTTTGGGAAGGCAAAG GTGGATGACCtggtggtgtccctgcccatctccCTGGAACTGGGTGCAGTCAAAGTGTACCAGAGTGGCTTgtccacagccctgcagacgGACTTTGGGCTGCTGGTGACCTACGATGGGGAGCACTTCGCCTCCATCTCCGTGCCGGGCACGTACATCAATGCCACGTGCGGGCTGTGCGGGAACTACAACAAGGACCCCGAGGACGACGCGCTGCGCTCGGACGGGAGGATGGCGGTGTCTGTGCCCGACCTGGGCGAGAGCTGGCAGGTGCCACACCCCGAGAGGAAATGCTCCACGGGCTGTGTGGAAAACTGCAGTGTGTGCACCGTGGCCACTGAGGCGCTGTACTTCAGCCCCGAGTACTGCGGCTTCATCAACAAGACCGGAGGGCCCCTCTGGGAGTGCAGCTCCATTGTGGACCCCACTGCCTTTGTCCACAGCTGTGTCTATGACCTCTGCAGCGTGCCCGTGTCAAAGGAGAATGGCACTGGCCTGTGCCAAGCCATCCAGGCGTACGCCACGGTGTGCCAGGCCCTGGGCATCTCAGTGGGAGAGTGGCGGACACAGACGGGGTGCG CGATGGCCgtgcagtgcccagagctcagCCACTACTCGGtgtgtgccagcagctgccctgccaCGTGCTCAGacctcacagcccctctggcctgtgccaccccctgcacTGAGGGCTGCGAGTGCGACGAGGGCCACGTTCTCAGCCGGGACCGCTGTGTCCCTGCCTCGCAGTGCGGCTGCGACGTGGACGGGCGCTACTACCCCATCGGGGGGTCCTTCTGGGCATCCACAGACtgcacagagcagtgccagtgcGAGGACGGAGGGGAGGCCAAGTGCTTCAACACCAGCTGCCCCGAGGGAGAGGTGTGCACCATCGAGAACGGCTACCGTGGGTGCTACCCCAGGCGTGAGACGGTGTGTttggtggggcagagccaggtgCTGCAGACGTTTGATGGCATCACCTTCCCCTACCCGCTGGAACAGTCCTACACGCTGCTCAaaacctgcccagagaggccAGACTTCATCGAGGTGGACATCAGCCAGAAGaaagccagctctgctgccaatgggccacgCGTGGTGCGTGTCCAGGCTGTTGGCCAGGAGGTGAAGATTGGAGGCACTCGCCTGTCAGACATTAAG GTGAATGGTTACGATGTGGAGCTGCCCTATTTCCACCCCTCTGGACGCCTGGAAATCTACCGTGGTGACAATGGCACAGTGCTGGAGTCAGAGGGGCTCCTGGCCATCAGCTACTCTGACCTGGGGCTCCTGCAGATCCGCCTCTCCACCACCTACTTCAACTGCACCGGGGGCCTCTGCGGCCTCTTCAATGGCAACGCCAGCGACGAGTTCAACCTGCCCAAGGCCAAGTTCACGGACAACCTGGAGCTCTTCCTGGAGAGCTGGACCACGTTCGATGAGATCTGCAATGGGGAGTGCGGGGACCTCCTCATGGCTTGCAACAACGACTCGGAGCTGCTCAAGTCCTACAGGAGCCGCTCCAGCTGCGGCATCATCAACGACCCCACCAACAGCTCCTTCCTGGAGTGCCACAGCGTGGTCAATGTCTCAGCCTACTACAGAACGTGCCTGTTCCGCCTGTGCCAGAGCGGGGGCAACGTGTCGGAGCTGTGTGACTCGGTGGCACGCTATGCCAGCGCCTGCAAGAACGCAGACGTGGACATTGGCCAGTGGAGGAGCCACAGCTTTTGCC ctctcGCATGCCCAGAGAACAGCCACTTCGAGGAGTGCCTGAGCTGTGTGGACACCTGTGAGAGCCTGGCCTCGGGCCCCGTGTGCACCGACACCTGCGCCGAGGGCTGCCAGTGCGACGAGGGCTTCGCGCTGCGCGGCACCCGCTGCATCCCCCGCAGGGACTGCGGCTGCAGCTTCGAGGGGCGGCAGCTGGCCACCAACCAGACCTTCTGGATGGACATCTCCTGCCACTTCCTCTGCTACTGCAACGGCTCCGACAACAGCGTGTACTGCGAGAACGTCTCCTGCAAGGACGACGAGTACTGCCTGGAGGAGAACGGCCTCTACTACTGCCATGTCCGCACCGACGCCTCCTGCATCATCTCCGGCTACGGCCACTACCTGACCTTTGACGGCTACTCCTTCGacttccagagcagctgtgagcTGGTCCTGTGCACCACCATCTCCCGGCCCAGGGTGGAGCGCTCAGACACGTTCCCAGCGTTCACTGTCACGGCCAAGAACgaggacagggacacctctctGGCACTGTGGGTGAAACAAGTGGAAGTGGAGGTCTTTAATTACAACATCGTCATCCACCGTGCCTACAAATACACTGTGCTG ATCAATGATGAGCGTCTCTACCTACCCTTGAAGCTGGGCCAAGGCAAAGTGAACATCTTCGCCTTCGGCTTTCACATCGTGGTCGAGACCGACTTTGGGCTGAAGGTGGTGTACGACTGGAAGACCTTCCTCTCTGTCACCATCCCACGTGGCTTCCAGAACCTCACCTATGGCCTCTGTGGCCGCTACAACGGCAACCCCGAGGATGACCTGGTGGCCTCGGGTGGCACACTGGCCCCCAGCATCGCCGACTTCGTCCAGAGCTGGGCCAAGAGGGACACGTTCTGCCGCGTGGGCTGCGGCGACCGCTGCCCGGCCTGCGGGAAGGTGGAAGGCTTCTGGaagccccagcagctctgcagcctcatcCCAAGCCAAAGCGGTGTCTTTGCCAAGTGCCACAGCAAGATCAACCCCAGCTTCTTCTACAAGAACTGTCTCTTTGACACCTGTGTGGATGGGGGAGCCATGCAAACAGCCTGCAGCTGGCTGCAGAATTATGCCAGCACATGCCAAACACAGGGGATTGCCATTACTGGCTGGAGGAACTTCACCTCCTGCT CTGTCAGCTGTCCCCCCAACAGCCACTACGAGAGCTgcgtgtccctgtgccagccccgcTGTGCCGCCATCCGGCTCAAGAGCGACTGCAGCCACTACTGCGTGGAGGGGTGTCAGTGTGACCCCGGCTACGTCCTCAACGGCAAGAGCTGCATCCTGCCCCACAACTGCGGCTGCTACTCCGATGGCAAGTACTACGAG CCCAAGCAGCTCTTCTGGAATGGGGACTGCACCCGCCGGTGCCGCTGCTTCCGGCGCAACCTGATCCAGTGCGACCCGCGGCACTGCAAGTCGGACGAGGAGTGTGCCCTGCGCAACGGCGTCCGCGGCTGCTTCAGCACACGCAGCTCCTTCTGCCTGGCGGCCGGAGGGGGCGTGTTCCGCACCTTCGACGGCGCCTTCCTCCGCTTCCCCGCCAACTGCGCCTTCGTCCTCTCCACCATCTGCCAGAAGCTGCCCGACTTCTCCTTCCAGCTCATCATCAACTTTGACAAGTGGTCCTCGCCCAACCTCACCATCATCTCCCCCGTGTACTTCTACATCAATGAGGAGCAGATCCTCATCAGTGACAGGAATACCGTCAAG GTGAATGGCAGCCATGTGAGCATCCCCTTTGTCACGGGGCTTTCCACGAAGATCTTCAGCCAGGAGGGCTTCCTGGTCATCGACTCCAGCCCCGACATCCAGATCCGCTACAACGGCTTCAACGTCATCAAGATCACCCTCGGGGAGCGGCTGCAGAACAAGGTGTGTGGCCTCTGCGGGAACTTCAACGGCGACCGCACGGACGACTACGCGACGCTGCGGGGGCAGCCGGCGGTCAGCAGCGTGGTGCTGGCTCAGAGCTGGAAAACCAACGGCATGCAGAAGAG CTGCAACGAGCTGCAGTACTCGCAGTACGCCGCTTCCTGCGACAACGTCCAgatccaggagctgcagagcgACAGCTACTGCCTGAAGCTGACGGACATGAAAGGCTTCTTCCAGCCCTGCTACGGCCTCCTGGACCCACTGCCCTTTTACGAGTCCTGCTTTCTGGATGGCTGCTACAACCACAAGAAGGTGCAGCTGTGTGGCTCTCTGGCTGCCTACGGAGAGGCGTGTCGCACCTTCGGCATCCTGGGCACCGAGTGGATCGACAAAGAGAATTGCT CAGGAGTGGTGGAGGATCCCTGCGTGGGCGCCGACTGCCCCAACCGCACGTGTGAGCTGGACAATGGTGGGGAGCTGTGTGGCTGCATCGAGCCCCCGCCCTACGGGAACA CCACCCATGACATCATTGATGCAGAGGTGACCTGCAAAGCTGCCCAAATGGAGGTGTCCATTTCGAAGTGCAAGCTGTTCCAGCTGGGCTTTGAGCGTGAGGGGGTGCGGGTCAATGACCGCCACTGCCCTGGCATCGAAGGGGAGGACTTCATCTCCTTCCAGATCAACAACACCAAAGGCAACTGTGGCAACTTGGTGCAG TCCAACAGCACACACATAGTGTACAAGAACACGGTGTGGATCGAGAGTGCAAACAACACCGGCAACATCATCACCCGGGACCGGACCATCAATGTGGAATTCTCCTGTGCCTATGAGCTGGACATCAAGATCTCCCTGGATTCAGTTGTGCGGCCCATGCTCAG CGTGATTAACCTGACGGTGCCGACGCAGGAAGGGAGCTTCACCACCAAGATGGCGCTGTACAAGAACTCGTCCTACAAGCACCCCTACCGGCAGGGCGAGGTGGTGCTCACCACCAGGGACGTGCTCTACGTGGGGGTCTTTGTTGTGGGGGCCGACTCCAACCACCTGATCCTGATGCTGAACAAGTGCTACGCGACCCCATCCCGGGACAGCAACGACAAACTGCGCTACTTCATCATCGAGGGCGG GTGCCAAAACATGAAGGACAACACCATTGGCATAGAGGAGAACGGGGTGTCATTGACGTGTCGCTTCCATGTCACTGTGTTCAAGTTCATCGGGGACTATGACGAGGTCCACCTGCACTGCGCCGTCTCACTCTGTGATTCAGAGAAATACTCCTGCAAAATA AACTGTCCTCAGCACACGAGGATGGCCAGTGCATTCGCTGAGGAGTCCAAGGAGCAGATCCTCTCTGTGGGACCTATCAGGAGGAAGC GGTCGGACTGGTGCGAGGACAATGGTGGCTGTGAGCAGATCTGCACGAGCCGGGCGGATGGACCTCTGTGCAGCTGTGTGACAGGGACACTGCAAGGGGATGGCAAGAGCTGCAGGG CCTCCAGCTCTTCAGGGGAGCACCGTGCCCGAGTGACCCTCGTGGTGGCAgtccagctgtggctgtggctgcgCGCGGCTCGGCGGGACCTGACCTCGTAG